The Solanum lycopersicum chromosome 9, SLM_r2.1 genome window below encodes:
- the LOC101258777 gene encoding uncharacterized protein: MEKEEESKVVLKLLVDEKKDQVVAAEAKVDFMDIFVSLLTLPLETIIRLIKAEAGVVGCMYNLYQSVENLDVEDLFIEHCKTMLLNPRNPYSKYCTRLKVNIDDSGSEKYYDCSGWTTRTYCSKRSYFMNVECSCEGGISYLISDDLQFKPASLTTLFQMLSNVGLSDMNQIKEMNVEVGRNEVIRLLARSFISKTPLSDVFLPKQKQRRAQVDIVTMSESGNLSSISENGTSNSTKKLELKLTVRKSTKKVLCAEADNDFIDFLFNFLTIPIGSIEDVLKGSSGLRCIDNFYKSVEALDSKWFNMPPKQNSYHSEDTSNDNFKTVLLKPNVATHYNSEYQLLQISEGKSEFYNLYDPRQHIRGSHVPKFRKFAKEPSAFYVMDNLEVRPLSSASTICLLQELNVPLNDIEEQMISVGESEALNLLRASLTSSSSALTEGLNHKLRQQIDEDVKCKTEKLC; this comes from the exons atggaaaaagagGAAGAATCTAAGGTTGTTTTGAAGCTTTTGGTGGATGAAAAGAAAGATCAAGTTGTTGCAGCTGAAGCCAAAGTAGATTTTATGGACATATTCGTTAGCCTTCTTACTTTACCATTGGAAACCATAATACGACTCATTAAAGCAGAGGCTGGAGTTGTTGGTTGTATGTACAACTTGTACCAAAGTGTTGAAAACCTCGATGTGGAAGATCTGTTCATAGAGCATTGCAAAACCATGCTGCTAAATCCAAGAAATCCCTATTCGAAGTATTGTACCAGGTTGAAAGTGAACATAGATGATTCAGGCTCCGAGAAGTATTATGACTGTTCAGGTTGGACAACGCGAACGTATTGCTCAAAGCGAAGCTATTTCATGAATGTTGAGTGCTCATGTGAAG GAGGGATATCATATCTAATCAGTGACGACTTGCAATTCAAGCCTGCTTCTCTAACTACCCTTTTCCAGATGCTTTCTAATGTTGGCCTGAGTGATATGAATCAGATTAAGGAGATGAATGTAGAAGTTGGCAGGAACGAG GTGATTCGTCTACTTGCTCGTTCATTTATTTCAAAGACTCCCTTGTCTGATGTGTTTCTGCCCAAGCAAAAACAAAGAAGGGCACAAGTAGACATTGTAACAATGTCCGAGTCTGGAAATTTGTCGTCCATTTCTGAAAATGGAACGAGTAATAGCACCAAGAAGTTGGAGCTGAAGCTAACAGTAAGGAAGTCTACAAAGAAGGTCTTGTGTGCAGAAGCAGAcaatgattttattgattttctctTCAACTTCTTGACGATTCCTATAGGATCAATTGAAGATGTTCTAAAAGGGAGTTCTGGCTTGAGATGTATCGATAACTTCTATAAAAGTGTGGAGGCTTTAGATTCGAAATGGTTCAATATGCCTCCAAAGCAGAATAGTTACCATAGTGAGGATACATCTAATGACAACTTTAAGACAGTATTACTCAAGCCCAATGTTGCCACACATTATAATTCTGAGTATCAGCTGCTACAGATTTCAGAAGGAAAATCAGAATTTTACAATTTGTATGATCCAAGGCAACATATAAGGGGTAGTCATGTTCCCAAATTTCGTAAGTTCGCAAAGGAACCCTCTGCTTTCTACGTTATGGACAATTTGGAAGTAAGACCTTTGTCTTCTGCATCAACTATTTGCCTACTTCAAGAACTAAATGTGCCCCTGAATGATATTGAAGAGCAAATGATCAGTGTTGGCGAGTCAGAAGCATTGAACTTGCTGAGGGCCTCTTtgacatcatcatcatcagcttTGACAGAGGGCTTAAATCACAAGTTGAGGCAGCAAATAGACGAAGATGTGAAGTGTAAAACGGAGAAGCTTTGTTAG